In the genome of Spirochaetia bacterium, one region contains:
- a CDS encoding GntR family transcriptional regulator: MKTAAPLHVRTKKYLEKTIRTLAPGNNKLESEPTLTKKLGISRGTVRKALAELYREGLISQWHGKGNYGHPTVAALPMRFDVNSNFRLLLEQSGHTVKTTRSKWVDTMGNEEMEQRIPNALNTAYIMFDQEFLADNHLAIHTTVWIDKAYLVSYPKAGIYQRNIGDFFKKHCTMKSQYVISWQKATCSKEVTSLFGLPEDTPLLEWQEAYYNILDQCMGFIKVYFNPTIMDLSMLLHFS; this comes from the coding sequence GTGAAAACAGCAGCACCATTGCATGTCCGGACAAAAAAGTACCTTGAAAAAACCATCAGGACATTGGCTCCGGGTAACAATAAACTTGAATCAGAACCGACATTGACCAAAAAGCTCGGCATAAGCAGGGGCACAGTGAGAAAAGCACTGGCTGAATTATACCGTGAAGGACTTATTTCCCAATGGCATGGGAAAGGTAACTATGGACATCCTACTGTCGCCGCCCTTCCTATGAGATTCGATGTAAACTCAAACTTCAGGTTGCTGTTGGAACAAAGTGGACATACAGTAAAGACAACACGGTCGAAATGGGTAGATACCATGGGAAATGAGGAAATGGAACAGCGGATTCCAAATGCCCTGAACACTGCCTATATCATGTTTGACCAAGAGTTCCTTGCTGATAACCACCTTGCCATCCATACGACAGTCTGGATTGACAAGGCTTATCTTGTCAGCTATCCAAAGGCAGGAATATACCAGCGTAATATCGGTGATTTCTTCAAGAAACACTGCACCATGAAAAGCCAGTATGTCATTTCATGGCAAAAAGCCACCTGCAGCAAAGAAGTCACCTCATTGTTCGGCCTTCCGGAAGATACCCCTTTGCTTGAATGGCAGGAAGCTTATTACAATATCCTGGACCAATGTATGGGTTTTATCAAAGTCTATTTCAATCCGACCATCATGGATCTGTCAATGCTCCTGCATTTTTCATAA
- a CDS encoding YgeY family selenium metabolism-linked hydrolase yields MLKQTTEDRNTQLVELCRDLIRIPSYSGQEQQVAQRIESAMKEYGFDEVSIDKNGSIVGCFIGKYPGKTILLDGHIDTVQVLDADKWQHDPFAAEIENGKIFGRGTSDMKGSVAAMLSAAAMFATDTNRKFKGRIYVSGTVHEECFEGISSRTVTENVRPDIVIVGEATTGTVKIGQRGRAEIIVETEGVSCHSSNPEKGINAVYAMWPIIEAIRNIVPPEHPLLGKGILELTDIISSPYPGSSVVPAACKATFDRRTLVGETEESILKPIQEAIATVKQKDPTIKAKTYLSQGSGICWTGATISAKRFFPAWETKADTPLVTKVRTGLDKVGIKAPLSHFAFCTNGSHFCGEAKIPTIGFGPSLESLAHVRDEYIEIDQLIMACKGFYGIIMEALTAE; encoded by the coding sequence ATGTTGAAACAGACAACAGAAGACAGGAACACACAGCTTGTGGAACTTTGCAGGGACCTTATTCGTATACCAAGCTATTCAGGACAGGAACAACAGGTAGCCCAGCGAATCGAATCCGCTATGAAGGAATATGGTTTCGATGAAGTCAGCATTGATAAGAACGGTAGTATCGTAGGGTGTTTTATCGGAAAGTACCCCGGCAAAACGATCCTGCTTGACGGGCACATCGATACGGTACAAGTATTGGATGCAGACAAATGGCAGCATGATCCTTTTGCAGCCGAGATTGAAAACGGAAAGATTTTCGGTCGAGGTACATCCGATATGAAAGGCAGCGTCGCTGCCATGCTTTCTGCAGCTGCTATGTTCGCGACAGATACAAACCGCAAGTTCAAAGGAAGAATCTATGTCTCAGGTACGGTCCATGAAGAATGTTTTGAAGGCATTTCATCAAGGACCGTAACGGAAAATGTCAGACCGGATATCGTCATCGTAGGTGAAGCTACGACCGGTACAGTCAAGATCGGGCAACGAGGCCGTGCAGAAATCATCGTAGAAACCGAGGGTGTTTCCTGCCATTCATCCAATCCTGAAAAAGGTATCAATGCAGTCTATGCAATGTGGCCTATCATTGAGGCAATAAGAAATATCGTTCCGCCTGAACATCCCTTGCTCGGCAAAGGCATCCTGGAACTGACCGATATCATCTCAAGCCCATATCCAGGTTCTTCGGTAGTTCCTGCGGCCTGCAAGGCAACCTTTGACAGACGTACATTGGTAGGAGAAACCGAAGAAAGCATACTCAAACCGATACAAGAAGCAATTGCAACAGTCAAGCAGAAAGATCCGACCATAAAGGCAAAAACCTATCTTTCACAAGGTAGCGGAATCTGCTGGACCGGAGCAACAATCAGCGCAAAAAGGTTTTTTCCCGCCTGGGAAACAAAGGCTGACACACCTCTGGTAACAAAAGTACGTACAGGCTTGGACAAAGTAGGTATCAAGGCACCCCTCTCACATTTTGCCTTCTGCACCAACGGCAGCCACTTCTGCGGAGAAGCAAAGATCCCGACGATAGGATTTGGCCCTTCCCTGGAAAGTCTGGCTCATGTCAGGGATGAATACATTGAAATAGATCAATTGATCATGGCCTGCAAGGGATTCTATGGTATCATCATGGAAGCATTGACGGCAGAGTAA
- a CDS encoding 4Fe-4S binding protein: METQMATGMETTFLGIRMQSPFIIGSGPASYDAEAMMTLHGEGAGAVVTKTMRFAPAHNPVRHIAKTGTSDSLINCELWSDLPYTRLVEEEIPRAVQAGVNVIASIGHTPAEANQLVPLATKAGACAIELVSYEEETMLEMVRQAKDLTDLPIIAKLSPNWPGYLKLIPPLEEAGIAAITAMDSVGPVLRIDIHTGRPLVEGKQGRGWLSGAAIKPIILNHVALLAQQTDLPIIGLGGVCTAEDAVEMSMAGAQAIGICSVVLIKGHRYIAQLIKETNALVHSLGYENLRQTCNVFNFNLAKEVPSYHFSFDAVACVGCRRCDVVCPYQAQQTGRKHSLAIDESRCRNCGLCASVCPKGALAFSL; the protein is encoded by the coding sequence ATGGAAACACAGATGGCAACCGGTATGGAGACGACATTTCTTGGTATTCGGATGCAAAGTCCCTTCATCATAGGTTCAGGTCCTGCCAGCTATGATGCCGAAGCGATGATGACACTCCATGGAGAAGGAGCCGGTGCCGTGGTTACCAAGACCATGAGGTTTGCTCCTGCTCACAATCCTGTCCGGCATATTGCCAAGACTGGTACATCTGATTCCTTGATAAACTGTGAATTGTGGAGTGACCTGCCATATACCAGGCTGGTTGAGGAAGAAATACCCCGTGCCGTACAAGCCGGAGTCAATGTGATTGCCAGCATCGGGCATACACCTGCAGAAGCCAATCAATTGGTTCCTTTGGCAACAAAAGCCGGAGCCTGTGCGATTGAATTGGTTTCCTATGAGGAGGAAACCATGCTGGAAATGGTCAGACAAGCCAAGGATCTGACGGATTTGCCGATCATTGCAAAACTCAGCCCCAATTGGCCTGGATATCTGAAACTTATTCCTCCTCTGGAGGAGGCCGGGATAGCCGCCATTACAGCAATGGATTCCGTTGGGCCTGTACTCCGCATAGATATCCATACAGGCAGACCGTTGGTAGAAGGAAAGCAGGGCCGTGGATGGCTTTCGGGAGCAGCAATAAAACCGATCATCCTGAACCATGTGGCACTTCTGGCCCAGCAGACTGACCTTCCTATCATCGGGCTTGGCGGCGTATGTACGGCTGAAGATGCCGTTGAAATGAGCATGGCAGGAGCACAGGCCATAGGCATCTGCTCGGTTGTTCTCATCAAGGGGCATAGATATATTGCGCAGTTGATAAAAGAAACAAATGCTCTGGTACATTCCCTGGGATATGAAAATCTTCGTCAGACTTGCAATGTCTTCAATTTCAACCTGGCAAAGGAAGTCCCTTCCTATCATTTCAGCTTTGATGCTGTGGCATGTGTCGGTTGCAGACGTTGTGATGTCGTCTGTCCTTACCAGGCCCAGCAGACTGGCAGAAAACATAGCCTGGCGATAGACGAAAGCCGATGTAGGAACTGTGGCCTGTGTGCATCGGTCTGCCCAAAGGGTGCCCTGGCGTTTTCTCTCTGA
- a CDS encoding amidohydrolase family protein → MTRIVTASYLVLPGPAILRNGALAYEGPTICFVGTFEACRSLYPKAQVTTYDNCVLAPGFINAHMHLYGIISHGLSSPVKITGFESFLEDYWWPLIENRIDSSMIAAATEASALQLVDSGVTAVCDVLEAPFAFAQGLETEAAILKKLGLRAVLSLESSVRVSPDNGLSCLSANVAFSKAHRDDPFISSMLCLHTAFTCPKDFILSACRLAREHELPIQFHLNESQYEPAWCERHHGERTALWYRDIGLLDQPLLAAQCVQLSEEEIDALSSQREHLAAVHVPLSNCEVGGGIAPVPALQAKGLTVGLGTDGYINNFFETMRGAFLLHKAHLLNPQAMPARTVWKMATEDGAKAIYGSKATCGVLAEGKAADFQVISLEGLPTMVTEENIFDQLILYRNPQDVLEVYVGGQAVKKAGKTVHGDWQTAAQNCWKASDRLAAGKTENH, encoded by the coding sequence ATGACACGGATAGTAACTGCATCGTATCTTGTTTTGCCAGGACCTGCCATCTTGCGGAATGGAGCGTTGGCATATGAAGGCCCGACCATTTGCTTTGTCGGGACTTTTGAAGCATGCCGGAGCCTTTATCCCAAGGCACAAGTCACGACGTACGACAACTGTGTGCTGGCCCCGGGATTCATCAATGCCCATATGCATCTTTATGGCATTATTTCCCATGGGCTTTCTTCTCCTGTAAAGATTACGGGATTCGAAAGCTTCCTTGAAGACTATTGGTGGCCTTTGATTGAGAACCGTATCGACAGTTCCATGATAGCTGCTGCAACTGAGGCTTCGGCCCTCCAACTGGTTGATAGCGGGGTTACTGCTGTCTGCGATGTATTGGAAGCACCCTTTGCTTTTGCACAAGGTCTTGAAACTGAGGCTGCTATACTTAAAAAACTTGGACTAAGGGCAGTCCTGAGCTTGGAGTCATCGGTAAGAGTATCACCCGACAATGGTCTTTCCTGCCTTTCTGCCAATGTTGCCTTCAGCAAGGCCCATAGGGATGATCCGTTCATTTCTTCTATGCTTTGCCTGCATACGGCATTTACCTGTCCGAAGGATTTCATATTGTCAGCCTGCAGGCTTGCACGGGAACATGAGCTTCCCATACAGTTCCATCTTAATGAAAGCCAGTATGAACCTGCCTGGTGTGAGCGGCATCATGGGGAAAGGACTGCCTTATGGTACAGGGACATAGGTCTGCTGGACCAACCGCTGCTTGCAGCCCAATGTGTGCAGCTTTCAGAAGAGGAGATTGATGCCTTGTCTTCACAAAGGGAACATCTTGCTGCGGTACATGTCCCATTGAGCAACTGTGAAGTAGGCGGAGGGATTGCCCCTGTCCCTGCGTTGCAGGCAAAGGGACTGACGGTGGGCTTGGGTACCGACGGATATATCAATAATTTCTTCGAAACGATGCGAGGTGCTTTCCTGCTTCACAAGGCGCATCTGCTCAATCCTCAGGCCATGCCGGCCCGTACCGTATGGAAGATGGCAACGGAAGATGGTGCAAAAGCCATATATGGCAGCAAGGCGACTTGTGGGGTCTTGGCAGAAGGCAAAGCTGCAGATTTCCAAGTTATTTCCTTGGAAGGTTTGCCTACCATGGTCACTGAAGAAAACATATTTGACCAACTGATTCTCTACAGGAATCCACAGGATGTCCTGGAAGTCTATGTCGGAGGCCAAGCTGTCAAG